The genomic interval AAATTTAAAGTTTTAAAACGCGGATTTGCCTCAATAAATGTTTTTATTTCCCTGCCTTCAATTGAAAGCACAGTTTCTGCTCTTTTACCCTGCTGTAAAGATCGGGCTAGTTCATAAGTTGCGTCTCCATCAGAATTCTTAAGAGGCAGACCTGCTAAAACATTTTCAACTTTATAACCATAATCCTGAGGGAACTCATGTGTTCGGTAATTTTCACTTAAATCCTTGTCATAAAAATTAAACTGCTTCCATGTTCCGTTTTTAAGTACTGCTCTTCCAGCGAGCATATTATACGCTTCATCTACATTAAAATATTCGGAAGCCTCATTTTTAAAATGATGAGAACTTCTTCCAGACGGAATAGAGTCTGTATGCAGAGTTGATGTAAAACCTTCAAACCGATAAGCTCCTTGTACATCCTTTGCAAAATGAAGTGAATGTTCAAGCTTTTCCTTTTCAGATATGTGATAAGACACCGGAATATAAAAATTAAGCTGCTCTTCTTTCATCTGCTGCAGAACTTTATCCAATACTTGATCGAAACCAGTATTTTTAAGCTGCACTTCCAATGCTTTTTTATTAGAATCCAAATCCTTTAAGTATGCGGGTTTATGAATTCTTTCAAATACAATAGAATTTACTGCATCATTAAAAAGACGTTTGAACACGTTAGGATATAATTTATGTCTTAAACTTTTATATTCATGCTTCAGGAACTGTACAGTTATAAGTTCGTCCAAGGATTTTGTTTTACCGTACTTAAAGAGCAGCATTCTGAAGAATTTCAGCTTTTCTATGCCAAACGAGCGCTCGATGCCTGGACTTTTACCAAATATGGATTTAAGTTTCTCTTCCTTGGACATCCACTCTTTTACTTCATTCTGTATTCTATTGCTATCGGACGACATATTTAATGTTTAAGTGGTTTACTGAAACTAAACTGATCTGCCTGCCTTCCTGGAACGAGATGCAGAATTCAATTCTTTCTGTGCTGGCTCATCATCATTATTCTGTGCTGCACTCTTTTCTTTTGATTGCGATTGCTTCTCATTTTTACTTTCCCTGTCATTGATTCTGTGCAATGAAGAGTCATAAACCTTTACCGTTTTAAACTGCGGATTTGCTTCCACAAACTGTTTTCGTTCTTCTCCACCAACTACAAAAGTTACGGACTGCAGATTTCCTTTTTTGAGAGAATTTATTAAATCTTCTTTATACTGTGGAGTAAGCAGTTCTTTTATCGAATGCTTCTCCAACGAAGCTTCCAGATCATAGCCGTAATTCTGGTGAAACTGATTCAGCTTAAAGTTGCCGCTACTGTCGGTTTCCTTGAAATTCAAAGAAATCCAGGCATTATAGGTTTCACCTTCCTTAGTTTTTAAATCCTTATTAACTGATCTTCCTTCCATCAAATTGTAGGCTTCTTTGAGTGTAATGCTGGTGTTATCATTGTTAATATAAAAAGTCTGCTCTAATCTCGGCTTATTTTCCTCTTTCTGGAGATTAACCTTATAGGAATTAAAAAAACACATATCACTCTGATCGGACATTTTAAAATTCAATTCAACAGTCACAGTATCCTTGTTTGGAACACCATTGTTCATTATCCCGGTATGAATCACTTTAAAATCCTTATCCCCTTTTAAAATATTTTCTCTTAATTCAGCATCAAAAGTTTCTCCAAATCCAGTATACTTTAACTGGTCTTTTAGATATTGCAAATTTTTCTCGTTCATGATCTTTACATTTAAAATTAGTATTACTTAAAGGTTACCTAGAATTTCAAGATTTATCAGGTTCCTGTTTTTTATATCCAGCTCCAGATGCCTGCCTCCGTTTTTCTCAAAGAACTGCATGGTAAACTTCTTCTTCTCGGGTATTGTAAATTTTGGAAGCGCAAATACAACTGTAATTTCAGAATTATCAGAAATCCGGCCGAAATCACCAGTATTGAAAAGCGGCATAATCTCTATTTCCTGTGATGCAGTACGTTTTGATTTTCTTTGGTCACGGATAAAAAAACGAAGCTGATCTACATCATAATTAATTTTAGAATCATTGCCTAAAAATACTCTGAAATACATTATGTCCTGATGAATAAAAATACCGTCAACTTTAATTTCAATTTCTGATCTTGTTGAACTAAGCCCGCTTACCTTATTTTTTTTAGATAATGCGAGCATTGCGTAATCCTTTATTTCCTTCTGGTTTTCATTCTCCATCGAAAACAGCAGCTGTTTATCATCCGTATTTCGCAGTCCGGCGTCGATGTTTAAAGTCGGGCATAAATCGTCAAAGTTCAATATGAAACTGTAAAGCTTACCATCGGACGTGACTACTGTAAGGTTGGTCTGGAGAAAATTCTGTTTTCCAGCTTTCAGAAGAAGTATATTTTCAACTCCTTTAGCTTTCTGCACTAGAACATCACGGCTGCCGATATCCAGACTTTTGACAGCATAAGGAAATAAGATACTGGTCGTTTTTGAATAGCTGAGCTGTATATTATTATATTCAGATTTTGAATTATACTGGGTATATCCTGAAACTGATATCAGAAAAATCCAGACGTATATTATTAATAGTTTTATTTTTTTCATGTTGAATTTGTTTAAAGTTATTTTTCATTTTTCTCTTTTTCATCATAAAGGAGCACTTTGTAACCTGCTTTTACTACTACTTTAATCAGCTTAACTTTTTTGCTCAATAGCGTTTTAGCTGCCTCAACTCCCATACCTGCCGCCTGGGCTCCCCATGAATCACTTACACCTGCAAGTCCAATGCTCTGCATTGATCTGTCGGCGGAGGCTTTTGCAACATCCCTGTTAATTGTGCCGGGAATATAAATTCCTTTTATACCATCGATATCAAAAACCGAAAGCTCGACCGGGAAAATGGAGTTCTGGTATTTTATAGTACTTACCTTTATTTCTAATCTTTCTCCTTTCAGAGATGCAGTTCCAAAAACAAAACTGTTTCTTGGAATGAGTACTCCGTTGATAAAAACATCTTGCACAAGTCTTATCTTCACAATTGAACCGTTTACAATGGTCTGCGTTTCATGAACTGCCGCCTCAACCGCATTCTGAATTTCATCGCTGATAGTTTCATCTTCAAGAGAATAAAAAGAATTATTATCCGGCCTTAGTGCTGATTGTGGCGTGTTTTGAAGATAACTTGAGGTCTGTTCCTCTGATTTCCTACTCACCGAAAACACTTTGCCTTTCTGAAACTTTGAATTTTCCCTCAGCTTTTCTTGAACGCGCTCTGGATGCTGAATATCCAAGATATTTTCGAGCATTCCTCCCAGCTGTGCAAGTTCTGGATCAGGTTCAGACGGAGCGCTCATTGCAGCCATCAGCTGTTCTAAGTTTTTCATTTCCACTGATTCGCCGTAAGGTGGTTTCTGGTATTGGAACTCTCTCATGTCCTGATCATAACCATTAACTTTTGGAGGCTCTGCAATTGCCTTTTGTAGCGCCTCAAGTTTCTGATACATCATCTTTTCATTTTCAGGCTTTAAAAAGCCTGTGTTAAGTCCGCCTTTTTGATTTCTTATTGAAGCTGCATCCAAATCAAAAGAGCCGTCAAATTCAAGATTACTTTCAACTGTTTTAGTTATCGAATAATTAGGATCTTTTTTCTTCTGCTCCTCCAATTTTATAGAGTCAACTGATGCCTGATCATAGTAGCTCATTTTATCTAATGAAGAATCTTCCTTTAACTTTGGGTTTGGAAGAAGCATATTAAAACCCTGCTTCTTTCCTCCTGAAAAAGCTGTTTCTTTTCCTTTACCGCCTCCAAGAACCCAGAAAAGCATTGTTACAAATGGAAGTATAATTAAAGGAAGAACAAGCATCATTTTACGGTTCTTTCTTTCTTTGACTGAAAGTTTTTTATTTTCCATAATTTCATTTATTATAGTTAACTGTATGGATTTCAACAGACTTATGGGCCATTTAATGGTCTTCGTCTTTGGAATTATATTTTTTATCTAAATCGACTGTAACAGAAACATTTATAGCGCTGTCAATATATCTGTTGAGATAAGATTGTTTCTTGTTCTCTTTAACTGATACATCTAAAAAATCACATCCTTTATTTTGATCAGAGTAAATAGATTTAACGACTGATATTCCTTCAATTTTAATCGATTCAGAACTGTAAAGCAAAACACCGCCTATTACTTTGTAAAAACAAAGAACTGTTCCGCACAACATGAAAACTACAAGAGATAACCAAAGCTGTGATTTGGAAAGGTTTTTAGTAATCCTATTCATTTTAACCACACACCAGAATCTGATCATATGATAAATCCGTGAATCCATTTGGATGCTTTTGTGTTTTCTAAATAAGCTTCTCATGGTTTTCGGTTTACAGTGCCAAGATCCTTATTCTCTATTGTATTGAAACGCTCAATGAGAAAACCGTGCGGATTATTATCGCTTCTTGAAACGTTACGCAGCGTTCCCTCAGTAATCAGATTTCTGTTCAGTATGCTTGTGGTCCTTATTATATTCTGTCGGGCAAAGCATTTAAAACGGTAGGGATATTCATTGATATCAATCGTAACGCTGTCTATCAAAACTGTCTGGCTTATATTTCCTGATATAATTCCCGAATAGTAACCGTTTTCTTTTAGATCATCGTAGATGCGCTTAACCGCGACTTATGGGACATTCCTTTGGAGGGTATGAAACCTCTTTCATAATATCGCAGACCAGGTTGTTTGCTGCGGCTATAGCCAGTGGTGGCATCACGGATTTGAACAGTTTTTATTTGACAGTGAATCGCAACAGCGGCAAACCTGACATGTGGCGTTTTCAAAGCCGGCAGTGGCGCATGGAAAGAAGTCCTTTTGAAGCGCCTGATCTGTATAATGCAAGCTCTCCTTTATATAATGCGTCAAAGATCAAAACGCCGCTTCTGCTCTGGACAGGCAAGGAAGATGAACAGGTAGATCCTCGCCAGAGCGTGGAACTGCATATGGCCCTGCGAGCCTTGAAGAAAAAGAGCATTATGCTTCTGTATCCAGATGAAGGACATGTCATCGCCAGTGAATCAAAGCAGCTTGATGTAAACGGCCGCGTACTTGAATGGTTTTCATATTTTCTTAAGGATGAACATCATGCCGATTGGATCTCTAATGGGATGATGTAACAAAACAATGCAGTTCCTTTTAGGAACTGCATTGCCTTTACCGAGACGCAATTTTAATTTTGCGGTTTGTAGGTAATCTGATTACAATTACCGTCAGCATCTTTGGCAAATGCTTGAGGTCCGCTGTCTCCGTTCAGGCGGCAAACCGGATTAGGATTGTCATCGCATTCTACTTCGATATTACAGCGTCCTTGAGAATCCAGCACATAACCTGATTCAGGAGCGGCAGCACGGTTTTGCGCATGCAGGCTTGCTGTCGTAAATGCACCGGCTATTCCCACAGCAATCGCTGCCATTGGGAACATTTTTTTTAAAAATTCAGTTTTCATAATATAAAATATTAAATTAAACTTTGATCTACTTTTTTCTACAGGTTTTCGATCTGTTTCCTGTTACCGGCCGGTAAACTTTCATGAACCAAAACCTACTGGATTATGGTTCTTTTATTTCATTTTGCAGGTTTTTATTCAGTGAGTAAACTACAAGTTCATCCTCCATTATCGCATATAGATGAGTCTCCGTAACATATAGCGAACTGAGCTTTTTCATCTGGGTGCCGTAAATGGTAAAACTCATCAGATAGCTTTTCTTCTTAAGGTTGTACACATCAACTACCGCCCCCTGTTCCCAGATATTTTCAGGCTCAAATTTCCCTGGAATTTTGGATTGTATAAATAGAACATTTCCGCAGAAGGAGGCTTTCTGGTTGACCATTATAGGCGGTGCCGCCATTTTGCGTTCAGTCCTGTTTTTCAAATAGGCTACCTTTATCTGGGCTTTGGATATGGTATCGATTGTCTTTCCTTTTGCAGCAAGGTTTAAGTTTTGGTCTGCTGTTATGAATTCATTGCGGTAATAGTACACGTAGACAATATTATTGTTTTTATAATTGCTTATCAGCATGCCGTCAGTATCAAATACGCCATCAATCTGCTGCTGGAGAAGATCGGTCTTATAGGTAACATTGGGCTTGCCTGCAGGGTCAAAAATCCCCAGTACGTGCCTTGCTTCTCGACCTTGGAGCGATCTTATTGCGAACCTTGTTTTGTCAAGCGGCTCGGCAATTGTAAAAGAAGGGCAATTCTCGAGTTTCTGCGTAATTTTCCAATCTGATATATGGCCTTTATAAATACATGGAACCGTGCCGTCCATCAAATAAAATGAAGAATCCCTCACCGCAATTCTCACTATTCTGAAGGGGATGTTTTTTCCTTTAAAATCTATTTTGGTATTGTCTTCTACCTTAAAATTCTGGTCGATTTTTATAACATGTAGCGCATTTGTATAATTTCCAAGATAAAGCCTTCCATTGCTGAATCCGGCAAAATAATAGGAGTTGAATTTCAGGTCCATGCTTTTTTCCAAGGTTACGGGATGCTGTGGATAGCTCCTTATAAAAGGGTTCTCATGATGCATGATCTTCTCCGAGTATAAAAACAGTATGACCACTAATGAAGCGCTCGACAAAGCCAGAACTAAAATTTTGAAAAAGTAAGCCGTCCAGCTGATTTTATATCTGTCCTGGCTTCTTTTTTTTAGCAGAATCAGCCCAAGCAGTGCAAGCAGCACAAACAGCAGATTAAATGCCAGATGCGAGTCCCAATCCAATTTTTCAAGCACTCCGCCGCAGGAGCAGGGAACAAATGAACTAAAATTGAGTATGATGGCTATGTAAGCGGTAAACATTATCATTAAGAAAAATGACATATGCAAGCCAATTGCTTTCCATCTAGTAGTTAAAAGAAATAGGCAGATAATGAGTTCAATACTTGGAACAAGCCATGAAATTAATACTGCAAAAGGACTCAAAAGAGGGGACTGTCCAATTTGGACCTGAAAGTTTTCAAAATCAATTAACTTACTAATTGCTGCGTATACAAAAAGTAAAATGTACAGAAAACAGATTGATTCGATTATAATATTCTTTATTTGAGGTTTTATGTTCATTCTTTAAAATATTTATTAAGTGTCATTCAATTAAACTTACTCTCAAAGCATAAGCAAATGTAAAGTGGTAAATTGAAAGAAAACACATCAAAAACACGCCAAAAAACATCAAAAACACGCCAATTTAAATTTTGAAACCCCGCAAAAAAAATGCTTTACGGAATTATATTCCATAAAGCATTTTCAATTTCTAAATTTTCTCCTTACTTAAGAATTGCCATCTTCAATAAAACTCACAAGCTTCTGGTTAAGTTCTACAAGTCCGGCCTTTTGGAGACACTCCTGCGAGACATTTTTAAGTTCAATTAGCTCCTCCTCTGCAATGCTTCCCATAAGGCTTCCTTCATCTTTTTCGAGCAGTACTCCCCTGTCAATAAAATGGCATAACAGCAGTACATTTTTGCGTGAAATTTTCAGATCAATCTTCACCGGCTCACTCATGCTTGGGATGCTCAATACAGTATCAAACACCTTTGCTGCATAATTCTTCGTACTCATAATTTCAGCGTTTTTAAATTAATAAATCAAAGCCTAAAGGTAGCAATGACGCTTCAAAGCATCATAAGCAAAATTTACCTATGATGGGATGTATTGAATTATCCTGCATAAATTCGTCTGAATATTTGAAAGAAGTCTGAGTTTTTATACAGACTCTGTTGGATTGCCACGCCTTGCTGCAATCTGCAAGATGTCCGGTTGTATCACAACCGATATCTTGCTGCCTTTATGCTCGGAACTCGCTGGCAGAGAAAACTGAAAATTTTGTAATGTCGAATGAAAAGGATAAATGATGAAAGAAGAAAAAAAAAACAGAACAAGATGGCTTCATCTCAGGCTGAGTGAGCAGGAATATAAGACATTTCAGAAATATTTTGAAGAGTCAGTCTGTCCGAAATTAAGTGATTTTGCACGTCAGAATCTACTTGGAAAACCTATCGTTTTAAAATACAGAAATACATCTCTTGATGATTTAATGACTGAATTGATTAAACTCAGAAATGAACTGAATTCCATCGGAAATAACTTCAATCAGTCTGTAAAAAAACTTCATTCACTGTCGCAGATTTCTGAATTAAAACTGTGGATTCTAAGTTCTGAGAAGGAAAAAAAAATGCTTTTTAATTCTATTGAAGAAATTAAAAATCTCATTCGAAATCTTGCTGAAAAATGGTTGCAGTCATAAACACAGGATCATCGGTAAGAAGCATTTTTAACTACAATGAAAATAAAGTCGAAGATGGAAAAGCTGAGCTGATTGGAGATGGAAATTATCCCTTGGAGGCTTATGAAATTCCTAAAGAGATGCGGCTTAAAATGCTTTTAAAGCAGCTAGAACTTAACTCTAATGTCAAGCGGGGAAGCGTGCATATTTCACTCAATTTTGATTCTTCCGAAAATAATCTCCCAAAAGAAAAGCTTATGGAAATTGCCAAAACCTACATGGAAAAAATTGGGTTCGGCTCACAGCCTTATCTGGTGTATCAGCACCACGATGCAGGTCATCCTCATATTCACATTGTTTCAGTAAAAGTAAAGTCTGATGGAAAAAGAATTGACATGCAGAACATAGGCAGGAATCAGTCCGAAACAGCACGCAAAGAAATCGAAAAGATTTTCGACTTAACTCCTGCACAGAGCAGTGAAAAAGAAAAAACGATCAATATAAAACCTGTAAAAACTGGTGTAGTTGAATACGGAGCAGTAGAAACTAAAAAAGCAATTGCAAATGTGTTAAACACAGTGATTCCTAATTATAAATATACCACCGTTGGTGAATTAAATGCAGTTTTGAATCTTTACAATGTCACTGCCGTTCAGGGCGGGAAAGACTCAAGAATGTTCCGTCATAAAGGCCTGGCCTATCAGGTTCTTAATAATAAAAAACAGCCTATCGGTATTCCAATTAAAGCCAGCAGTTTTTACCTCAAGCCCACTCTTAAAAACCTTGAAATTAAATTCACCTCAAATAAATTATTACGAAGTCCCCATTTAAAAAGAACTAAAAATGCAGTAGATCTTGCCTTTATCCAGAATAAAATAAAATCACTGTCTGATCTGGACAAAATCTTAATTCAGGATGGTATTAAGACTGCTGAAAGAAGAAATGAAGATGGTCTTCTTTATGGTTTAACATATGTAGATCACAAGACAAAATGTGTCTTTAACGGAAGCGTTTTAGGAAAGTCATATGCAGCGTCTGGAATAGAAGAACGCTGCGGTCTGAAAAGGTTTACTGCATCAAGAAAATCCGTTGGAGAAAGTACTGAAAACCAATTTGATAACATTCCTCAATATTCATCTTTTATTACTGGAAGCGAACTTGAGAAGATTATCGATTCGGTGCTTCAGCCTGAATTCACCTCTGATTACATTCCATCCCAGCTAAAAAGAAAAAAGAAAAATAGACGAAAAGGACAGACCGATTATTAATTAAAAAACTAAGACGATGCAGACGGGAGAAAATGAACAGGCACTTAGAAAAATTCTTGATATGACAAGGCTGATCAGCATGATATTATTATGCCTTCATTTCTATTATTATGGTTATCATGTTTTTAAGCTGTGGGGCCTCACAAGCAGTTTTGGAGATAAATTAATGGGGAATATTTTCCATACAGGGCTATTTGATAATTTGCATATATCCAAGCTTTTTGCTTTGGGATTTTTATGCATTTCCCTTCTTGGGGCGAAAGGCAGAAAAAACGAAAAGCTGAACATCAAAACTGCATTTTATTACATTGCTGTAGGATTTTCAGCGTATTTTTTAAGTTATTTTATTCTCATTACACTGATTAACGCAAAAGAAAAACTTATTCTTTATATGGTGTGTACTGCTGCAGGATATCTGCTACTGCTCTCAGGGGGAACACTGCTGTCAAGAATCATACGCAGAACTTTGAGTGACAAGGATATTTTCAACACGGAAAATGAAACATTTCCGCAGGAAGAACGGCTTCTTGAAAATGAATATTCGATTAACCTTCCGGCGCATTACAATTTAAAAAACAAAGTGCGGAAAAGCTGGATTAATATCATAAACCCATTTCGCGGAATCTTAGTTGCTGGGACTCCAGGATCTGGAAAATCTTATTTTGTAATCCGTCATGTCATTACACAGCACATCCGAAAAGGTTTCTCCATGTTTGTGTATGATTTTAAATTTGACGACCTCAGCATTATTGCTTATAATACATGGCTTAAGTATAAACATCTTTATAAGGTCGAGCCTAAATTTTATGTCATTAATTTTGATGACCTGAGCCGCACCCACAGGTGCAATCCCCTTGATCCAAAATCAATGACAGACATAACCGATGCAGCTGAGTCAGCACGCACAATCCTTCTGGGACTAAACCGGGAATGGATAAAAAAACAGGGAGACTTTTTTGTGGAATCACCTATTAATTTCCTTTCGGCGGTAATCTGGTATCTGAGAAAATACAACAACGGTGAATTCTGCACTCTGCCTCATGTTATTGAACTGATGCAGGTTGAATACAATAGTCTTTTTACGCTGCTTAGAACTGAAAAAGAAATAGAGATTCTGATTGATCCGTTTGTCAGCGCCTACCTAAATAATGTCATGGAACAGCTTGAGGGGCAGATCGCTTCCGCTAAGATATCCACGGCAAGACTGTCAAGCGCTCAGCTTTATTATGTGCTTTCTGGAAATGACTTTACACTCGACATTAATAATCCTGCGGATCCTAAGATAGTTTGTATGGGGAACAATCCGTTGAAAATCCAGACATATGGTGCGGTGCTTTCCCTTTTTGTAAGCAGGCTCATCAAGCAGGTAAACCAGAAAGACAGACTTAAAAGCAGCTTGGTATTTGATGAATTTCCCACTATCTATCTCAACAATATGGACAGTCTTATAGCAACAGCCAGAAGCAACAAAGTAAGCACCTGTCTGGGGATTCAGGACTTCAGCCAGCTG from Flavobacterium sp. YJ01 carries:
- a CDS encoding prolyl oligopeptidase family serine peptidase, with the translated sequence MGHSFGGYETSFIISQTRLFAAAIASGGITDLNSFYLTVNRNSGKPDMWRFQSRQWRMERSPFEAPDLYNASSPLYNASKIKTPLLLWTGKEDEQVDPRQSVELHMALRALKKKSIMLLYPDEGHVIASESKQLDVNGRVLEWFSYFLKDEHHADWISNGMM
- a CDS encoding DUF6520 family protein, whose protein sequence is MKTEFLKKMFPMAAIAVGIAGAFTTASLHAQNRAAAPESGYVLDSQGRCNIEVECDDNPNPVCRLNGDSGPQAFAKDADGNCNQITYKPQN
- the traM gene encoding conjugative transposon protein TraM; protein product: MENKKLSVKERKNRKMMLVLPLIILPFVTMLFWVLGGGKGKETAFSGGKKQGFNMLLPNPKLKEDSSLDKMSYYDQASVDSIKLEEQKKKDPNYSITKTVESNLEFDGSFDLDAASIRNQKGGLNTGFLKPENEKMMYQKLEALQKAIAEPPKVNGYDQDMREFQYQKPPYGESVEMKNLEQLMAAMSAPSEPDPELAQLGGMLENILDIQHPERVQEKLRENSKFQKGKVFSVSRKSEEQTSSYLQNTPQSALRPDNNSFYSLEDETISDEIQNAVEAAVHETQTIVNGSIVKIRLVQDVFINGVLIPRNSFVFGTASLKGERLEIKVSTIKYQNSIFPVELSVFDIDGIKGIYIPGTINRDVAKASADRSMQSIGLAGVSDSWGAQAAGMGVEAAKTLLSKKVKLIKVVVKAGYKVLLYDEKEKNEK
- the mobC gene encoding conjugal transfer protein MobC; translation: MQTGENEQALRKILDMTRLISMILLCLHFYYYGYHVFKLWGLTSSFGDKLMGNIFHTGLFDNLHISKLFALGFLCISLLGAKGRKNEKLNIKTAFYYIAVGFSAYFLSYFILITLINAKEKLILYMVCTAAGYLLLLSGGTLLSRIIRRTLSDKDIFNTENETFPQEERLLENEYSINLPAHYNLKNKVRKSWINIINPFRGILVAGTPGSGKSYFVIRHVITQHIRKGFSMFVYDFKFDDLSIIAYNTWLKYKHLYKVEPKFYVINFDDLSRTHRCNPLDPKSMTDITDAAESARTILLGLNREWIKKQGDFFVESPINFLSAVIWYLRKYNNGEFCTLPHVIELMQVEYNSLFTLLRTEKEIEILIDPFVSAYLNNVMEQLEGQIASAKISTARLSSAQLYYVLSGNDFTLDINNPADPKIVCMGNNPLKIQTYGAVLSLFVSRLIKQVNQKDRLKSSLVFDEFPTIYLNNMDSLIATARSNKVSTCLGIQDFSQLRKDYGREQADVILNITGNIISGQVNGDTAKQLSERFGKIMQDRESLSINSSDTSISRSKQLEAAVPASKISCLSSGEFVGIIADNPDCKIKLKKFHSQIINNHDELKKEEKSYQLISPVRIINNTMIERNYLQIKEDISEIVNSELERLLHDPALSHLVIKKKK
- a CDS encoding relaxase/mobilization nuclease domain-containing protein, which codes for MVAVINTGSSVRSIFNYNENKVEDGKAELIGDGNYPLEAYEIPKEMRLKMLLKQLELNSNVKRGSVHISLNFDSSENNLPKEKLMEIAKTYMEKIGFGSQPYLVYQHHDAGHPHIHIVSVKVKSDGKRIDMQNIGRNQSETARKEIEKIFDLTPAQSSEKEKTINIKPVKTGVVEYGAVETKKAIANVLNTVIPNYKYTTVGELNAVLNLYNVTAVQGGKDSRMFRHKGLAYQVLNNKKQPIGIPIKASSFYLKPTLKNLEIKFTSNKLLRSPHLKRTKNAVDLAFIQNKIKSLSDLDKILIQDGIKTAERRNEDGLLYGLTYVDHKTKCVFNGSVLGKSYAASGIEERCGLKRFTASRKSVGESTENQFDNIPQYSSFITGSELEKIIDSVLQPEFTSDYIPSQLKRKKKNRRKGQTDY
- a CDS encoding MauE/DoxX family redox-associated membrane protein; amino-acid sequence: MNIKPQIKNIIIESICFLYILLFVYAAISKLIDFENFQVQIGQSPLLSPFAVLISWLVPSIELIICLFLLTTRWKAIGLHMSFFLMIMFTAYIAIILNFSSFVPCSCGGVLEKLDWDSHLAFNLLFVLLALLGLILLKKRSQDRYKISWTAYFFKILVLALSSASLVVILFLYSEKIMHHENPFIRSYPQHPVTLEKSMDLKFNSYYFAGFSNGRLYLGNYTNALHVIKIDQNFKVEDNTKIDFKGKNIPFRIVRIAVRDSSFYLMDGTVPCIYKGHISDWKITQKLENCPSFTIAEPLDKTRFAIRSLQGREARHVLGIFDPAGKPNVTYKTDLLQQQIDGVFDTDGMLISNYKNNNIVYVYYYRNEFITADQNLNLAAKGKTIDTISKAQIKVAYLKNRTERKMAAPPIMVNQKASFCGNVLFIQSKIPGKFEPENIWEQGAVVDVYNLKKKSYLMSFTIYGTQMKKLSSLYVTETHLYAIMEDELVVYSLNKNLQNEIKEP
- the traN gene encoding conjugative transposon protein TraN, encoding MKKIKLLIIYVWIFLISVSGYTQYNSKSEYNNIQLSYSKTTSILFPYAVKSLDIGSRDVLVQKAKGVENILLLKAGKQNFLQTNLTVVTSDGKLYSFILNFDDLCPTLNIDAGLRNTDDKQLLFSMENENQKEIKDYAMLALSKKNKVSGLSSTRSEIEIKVDGIFIHQDIMYFRVFLGNDSKINYDVDQLRFFIRDQRKSKRTASQEIEIMPLFNTGDFGRISDNSEITVVFALPKFTIPEKKKFTMQFFEKNGGRHLELDIKNRNLINLEILGNL
- a CDS encoding plasmid mobilization relaxosome protein MobC, with amino-acid sequence MKEEKKNRTRWLHLRLSEQEYKTFQKYFEESVCPKLSDFARQNLLGKPIVLKYRNTSLDDLMTELIKLRNELNSIGNNFNQSVKKLHSLSQISELKLWILSSEKEKKMLFNSIEEIKNLIRNLAEKWLQS